The nucleotide sequence gtctgatacatgtgtgtgcatgctcgcaggttattGATACGTGTGtatgtggaacttgctgtctgggatgctggagtggtcatgggtcaagaTGCATGGAATAACGAGACGAATTTAATGGTTATCATACGTATGGTTTATGATACACATGACTAaggatttatgcttccgctgaataagATGTTTTGCAATTACTGTCCTGTAACtctttatgttaatgaatgaaagttttatttaaaatcatgtatgagttcaatgtgattgctggctagatcctggtacttCGCACGCCCCGCGGGGGTTTCCGCttgtggtatttttgggggtgtgacaaaaacgatggcataactgtaattttacactgggggaaaaatcgtaatttgactagAAAAGCAAAGGAAAACGAtggcaaaaatgtaaatttagattgagggcaaaattgtaatttggctGGGTGGGGAAAATACAAAAcaaatggcaaaactgtaaatttaaacgagttaaaatcgtaattttgattCGAGGGCAAAACGGTAATTTTAGttgggggcaaaatcataattttattttgaacttggggtaaaaacgtaattttgaaccgaaggcaaaatcataattttaaagcgggcataaaatcgtaaattggttGGATCAATGGGGGAGTACCAGGCAGCttcctggcactattcccccatctTGTGGCTGTAGTTATACACTggggggtaaaatcgtaattttactgggaaagcaaacaaaaacgatgacaaaaatgtaaatttaaattgagggcaaaatcgtaagtTAGCTGGGAGgaacaaaacaaaactaatggcgaaagtgtaaatttaaacagggcaaaatcgtaattttgaaccgagggcaaaattgttatttgagtaaattacaagttttgtcctttatgtttacaccaaattgcaggcgctgtcctttagcgtaaaagttgacaagttttgtaatttatgtttcaaaatcttgcatggtttgtcctttgagcctaactcagtcagattttttggttaagtatggtcatgtgccttgtACATGAGGACATACTTGTTATTTCACCTTCTCAAGGGTTATTTTGTAAACACTTATTATTGAGGGATTGTatctaaaaaattgaaaaaaaaaatctaaactctttctttctctttctctgtAATCTCAACCAGCCACCATAACTCAATCTCTCTCTAATctctctcaccaccaccaccaccaccaccaccaccaccaccaccaccaccaccaccaccaccaccaccaccaccaccaccaccaccaccaccaccaccaccactgtaaTAAACCCTAAATTTACAAACTTCCATGATAAACACAATGAAAATCCAAAAAAGCACACTAATTAAACAATTAAACCACATATTATCAACAATATCCAAAACTCttaacaagttagaattttataAATTTCGTACCCTAATTTTGCAAATTCTGTAACAAACACAATTaaattccaaaataatacaatAATCAAACAATTAAACCACAAATAATCAATAACAAACAAACATTTACATCAAAAAAGCCCTAATTTCAATTTCAAACAAATTACAAAACCTGAATTAGAATCACCAATCTCTGAGGAAGACGAACGCGTGCCCCAACTTTTAGGGTTCCAAATAGACGAAAGAAGTCTAGTAGCACCACCGGCAACAAATTTGGCGGGAAAAAGGAGACCATTACGCAAGTTAGGGTTTTCAGGTTGCGGATTGGGTGGGGGCGGTGGTAGGGGGTTTTCTAGCCAAAATTGGTCTCTATTTGATTAGAGAGAGATTGGGTTATGGTGGTGGGTTGAGATTACAGTGAAAGAGGAAGAAAGagtttagatttttttttcaattttatagATACAATCCCTCAATAATAAGTGTTTACAAAATAACCACTGGGAAGGTGAAATGACAAGtgtgccctcatgtgcaaggcacatgacaatacttaaccaaaaaatctaactgagttaggctcaaaggacaaaccatacaagattttgaaacataaagtacaaaactcgtcaacttttgcgctaaaagACAGCGCCTGcgatttggtgtaaacataaaggacaaaacttgtaatttactcttgtaatttttaactggggcaaaaacataattttattttgaactcgaggtaaaaacgtaattttaaactgatagcaaaattgtaaatttaaaGCAGGGACAAAATCTTAATTTAATTTAGTGAACTATTGTTCACTAAATTTCATAAATGTTATAGAGTTAATCAATGTTGATTTTGGTAAGAAAGATTATCAAGAATTTCATTTTGCTGTTTTCCTAGTTAAAAACCATTAAGCGAAAATAAGATATTGTAATTAAATATTAGGTAAAGCTTAAAAACCATTAAGCGAAAATATTAGGCAAAGCATGTAAAATTTATATTTcctttttttgaaaggtaaaaaaaacttatatttcctacttatttttataattatCACATGTCATGTATAACTAAATATAGTCATATCACAGTTTATGTAAAACTAAATATATATAGTCTTCTCTATATCATCGGTTAAAATAAACTTGTTTATCTCTGTGTTCAACTTATAATGTTGTGATATGAACAGCTACTGCTATTATGCTTACGTTGTAAAATTACTACTAAGTGACATTGTTTGATTTGGTTAAGTTATGAATTAAAACCCAACTTATAAACAAcattttggtttataaattttaatAATCGATGAGTTTATAAACAAcattttggtttataaatttcaATAATCGACGAGTTTCGTTTATAAGCACTTCAAATAAGATAATGGTTTGGTTAAATCAGCTATTTGAAAAATAAAGGCTTGGTTAATTCAACTAACCAAACTTTTCACGTTTATGAATGAATTTAAACAAATTTCACTTAACAAAACCTAATATATTTGtcaaataaatattaacaatcATTTTAATTTGTAAAGGtgaaataagtttttttttaaatactaacTTCATTCAACAAACATCTCTCCTAAACAAGCAAGGCAACAAAAACAACCTACATAAAATCAAATCAAATTACATCACTTTTCCTATTGAATGGACTTAAACTTAGATAAACTCCTaaaccattaaaaaaaaaaaaacaaacgatCTAACACTTAATCTTCACCACTTTGTTCGAAAAAACCATCTCATTGTTAGTTTTCCAAATGCATCAACAAGCAACAATAATAATCAATCCCATGAATAACATCTCTATACATCTTCTCTATCCTAATGGATTTATGAATTTCCAAAAGGTCTCTAAACAAAAAAAGAACAAACATTCAGAATACCACACCAAGAACTAACCTTTGCCTATTTGCCACACCACCAAAGCCACCAACACAAGATATAAATAGATGATCGGTCGACTCATCCTCTAAATCACAAAACACACCTCTACGGACCGACTAAACATTCCTCAGAGCCAAAGTTGTTTTAATGGGAAGTCATCTCGACTCTCCACATAAAAACGTAACATGTTGTTATAAAAAGGTTATAATAAAACTCCTTCGAAATATAAgttattattttcaaaatttaaaaatatagaaaatttgtttaagagtaaattgtcaaaatcgtccctgagttTTGGACATGTTTGTCGTTTTCAtctaaaacaatttttttgtataatatattacttcacttttgggattttttgtcattttcatccaaaaatctaatatgctttattttttctatcaaacatttggatgaaaatgacaaaaaaatcccaaatcttagggacgattttggcaaaaaaaagtcagacgtttaaatgaaaatgacaaaaaatccaaaaaataaacgactatatgataaaaaaaaaaaaaaaaaaaaaaaaaaaaaaaagttgtttatgGATGAAAATGATGGTTAGGCTTAATTTTTCTGAAACCTAGTCTACGAACGCTATCAGCCTCACAGCCTGAATTCTACGCATTGGGCAAGCCCATATTGCAGCCCAATAAAGTCAACGGTCGTGGATGCAGGTTCACCATAAGTCCTCCAACACGTGCTACAcagaatcaaaaccctaaataGTAGCCGTTTGAGCCCTCTTGAAAACAGTGTAATAAGAGCCAACAATCAAATTCAAAAATCCAGCCGTTATGCCATCAATTCCCCTCTTCTCtctctaacccccccccccccctctctctcacAGACAATTCAAGGGTTTGTGAAAATGGTGGAAGAAGAACCAAAACGAAGCCCTCCGAAACAACCCGAAACCGGAGGGAATGCGAGTTGTGTATTCAGCCCCGGGTTTAGATCTGCGGCAGCGATGGCCGGTTGGGACGAAGAAGCACTGCTGATGGCTTCGCTTATCGTCGAAGATACACCTGTTCGTGATTCCAAACAGAAGAGACGAACCGATCCGATGTTCAAAACTCCACCTACTCATTCCAGAAGGTACCAAACCCTAATTTCTCAATTAGTTGTTATAACTTATATATGTTTTTAAAGTGTTGAATAAttaatataatttataaaaatttagGAAGCGTAGAGATCAGAGGAAGAGTCCGGTTTCGAGTTTCGTGGCTGTTCTTGATCTTGAAGAGGAAGGTTCTAAAAAAGGtaggttattattattattattattattttttgcaTTTATTTGGTATTTTTTTTACAGAATTGAACCCTAATTTGGTGCAATGTGGTGACAGAAAGTTtagaagagaagaaagaagagaAGATTGATGCGGTTGTTAGTGGTAAAAAGGTTGAGAAATCGAATGAATCGAGTTCTGGAAACGCTTTGATTCCTTGTATGGATCGGCTTCGTGAAGAACTCTCTTGTGCGGTAAGTGCGATTCGGTTTCTTTAATGAAAAGAAGCAATTTGGTTTTCTATATGGTTTAACTGGTTTGTGTTTGTTGTTTTTGCAGATTTGTTTGGATATTTGTTTTGAACCGAGTACGACTTCCTGTGGGCACAGGTACAGTTCATAATCTGCTTTGTGGCTTGAAAAAATTGACCCGATTTATGTTAGGGTTTTAATTTGACTTTGAAATTGTGTAGTTTTTGTAAGAAATGTCTGAGATCTGCTGCTGATAAGTGTGGTAAGCGTTGCCCGAAATGCAGGCAGCTCATCAGGTACTACTGTAAACCTTGTTTATGCAGTAGATGATTAAATCGTTTAAAATGTTCATAACGAATTAATGGTAAATCTTTGGTTTGGTGAATTGTTTCAGCAATGGAAGATCTTGCACCGTCAATACAGTTCTATGGAACACGATACAGCTTTTGTTTCCACAAGAGATAGAGGCAAGAAAGGTGTCGGCAGGAGGTTCAAACGCCTCGGAATCCGTTGATCTCCTAAGCCCACCATCAAGGCGGAGGAACCAATACCGGAGCGTAATTCAAGCGTTAAATAGTCCTGAAGGAGAACAGCTAAGCTTGGAAAGGAGGCGGAGGACCAGTAACAACCACAACCACAATTTGAGACACCAAAGTTTCCGTCCGGCTTCTGTTGTGTTACTGAACAGCAGAGAAGCCGGAGATAATAGcgtgagcaggaggaggaggaggccGCCACAAGTGCAAGATGACGATGTTACTTTGGCTCTGAGATTGCAGCGAGAGGAATTTATGGGAGCGTTTGGAGGGCCTGAAGAACAACCGCGAGAGCAACAGAGAAGAGGCTCTGTGGCAACAGCCTCTAGTAATCTGAGGGCAATGGCATCTCGAGCTATTAATCTTCGTAATCTTCGTGGCCGCTGAACTTAAGACTCACTAGTTGGTTTGGTCACAATTTCTGTGATAATTTCATTTGGAGTTTATGCTGTTAGTTTATGATATTAACCGTAATGAGTCAAGCATACTAAAAACTGTTGATGATTGAATCACCATCTTTAGGATTTTTGGTTGGTATGTTGACTTATTATGTTCTTATTTTTGCTGAAATTCCATTAATATTTAAGATTTATCACATCATAAGCAAATCGAATATCATACCGCCCTCAGTGGATGCGTTTGTAGGTGCATTAGCCGCTGATGAAATGAGAAGTTCATAGTTAAACGTGTTTGGGTGAaattaggggtgtaaacaagccccgaggctcgagagctactcgtgatcggctcggttaaaagctcgaacgagccgagccttaacgagcccgagcccgagctcaaGCCTGAAGTAGAGCTCGTTTTGctatcgagcccgagctcaagCCTGAGatacaaagcttgtttaggctcgcgagcctaaacgagcccatatatataatatattaataatgatgataacattgatgagccgagctttggctcgtttaagcgatgttgaagtgagctcgagccgagcttttagctcgtttaaggttgttctcaaaatagttcgagccgagctcgagctttgggttttactcgcgagccgagcttgagcttaaAGAattaggctcgaaccgagccgagctcgagcttcataaaaacctaacgagccgagctcgagcctggtcgagcttgggctcggcccggctcgtttacacccctaggtGAAATCAATCTCAGAAAGAGTGGGTCAAAAACAAACCATAAGCAATCTTTTAAGCGGACATTATTAGTATAATGGGTCAGATGTTATATGATTTTGTGCACCATCAATATTCATATACTGAAAGGTAACATAAAAGTATAAAACTCGATGGCGTTACCATTTAAAAGATAAACAAATACATCAATACAAGTTGAGAGATTCATTGAATATAAATCCATCAGTACAAATGTTACAATATTGTTGTTACAAGGGAAAGAACAAATATGTCCACAGGGGGATCAATCAACATGGGGGTGGATATCTCTCATAACTCAACTATATTCTAACATAACCGTGTATTGTACAAAAAGCAGAACAAAACCCGAAGGATGTCTTTCAGTTTATACTCAATCCCTCTGTATCCTTCCTTCAAAAAATTCGTTTGCTTAATATGAGAACTCATGACCTCTAAGCGAGATGTATTTCTTGACCCATATGGCAATATCTTCTGCACACGCCTGAGCTTCCGGTGTCCTAAGAAGCATGTCAAGAGTAGCAAATTCATGAACACAGTCCTTGTAATCCAGAACTGGTGCATCTACATTCACCTTCTTTAGCTCCTGCGCGTACGCAATGGCACGGTCCCTCATCCAATCATGTTCTGCCACAACGGTCAATGTAGGGGGCATTTGCTTCAAAGGGGGCCCACCTCTGTTGGGAATCAGGGGATTGGCTGCAGGATGGTCCAGGTTAAACTCATCTTCTGGGAGGAAGAGTCTCCATGCTAGTATGCCCATTGACTTGTCAAAGAAATACGAGTTTGATAGTTTTATCTCAGAGCGTGTGGGAGCATTTCCAATGAAGAATGGATACATCAACACTTGAGCCACCACTTTAAGTGGGTTCAGTAGGGTACCAGATTCAACTGCTTTTCGAGCCACATAGTCAGCAATGTTTGCACCACAACTCACCCCAAGAAGAACGCATCTGCATACAATGTTCATCAAAAATTGAAATCACAATCAGCAATGAAAGATCTTGATTTAAAAACTTCATTGGTCACGTAGAAAAAACAAACTTGGTAGTATCATTTCATATGATTTCTTATATAAGAAGGATCAAATTTAGAATTATGGCTTACAATCACTTCATTATCATTGCTTGTTGTGAAGAATATTAACTGAAACTATTAATACATTTTCAGTATCACCACATCCAGTAACAGATATGCAAAACTAGACCAACAATCCGCTTTTCGTATACTAAGTGCATATCTTAAGGTCACCAACGCCCCTTCGTTTTACAAAGGTTATCTTTGTGAGGGTTGTATTCCTTGACTAAAACGAGGCTTGAAAAATAGACAAGAAAAGCTAATACTGGTATTTGACTATTTAAAAGTGCATAATCACCAATGGGTGACAATGTAGTAAGAGTGAGGTG is from Helianthus annuus cultivar XRQ/B chromosome 9, HanXRQr2.0-SUNRISE, whole genome shotgun sequence and encodes:
- the LOC110878384 gene encoding E3 ubiquitin-protein ligase RNF168 isoform X2; translated protein: MVEEEPKRSPPKQPETGGNASCVFSPGFRSAAAMAGWDEEALLMASLIVEDTPVRDSKQKRRTDPMFKTPPTHSRRDQRKSPVSSFVAVLDLEEEGSKKESLEEKKEEKIDAVVSGKKVEKSNESSSGNALIPCMDRLREELSCAICLDICFEPSTTSCGHSFCKKCLRSAADKCGKRCPKCRQLISNGRSCTVNTVLWNTIQLLFPQEIEARKVSAGGSNASESVDLLSPPSRRRNQYRSVIQALNSPEGEQLSLERRRRTSNNHNHNLRHQSFRPASVVLLNSREAGDNSVSRRRRRPPQVQDDDVTLALRLQREEFMGAFGGPEEQPREQQRRGSVATASSNLRAMASRAINLRNLRGR
- the LOC110878384 gene encoding E3 ubiquitin-protein ligase RNF168 isoform X1 gives rise to the protein MVEEEPKRSPPKQPETGGNASCVFSPGFRSAAAMAGWDEEALLMASLIVEDTPVRDSKQKRRTDPMFKTPPTHSRRKRRDQRKSPVSSFVAVLDLEEEGSKKESLEEKKEEKIDAVVSGKKVEKSNESSSGNALIPCMDRLREELSCAICLDICFEPSTTSCGHSFCKKCLRSAADKCGKRCPKCRQLISNGRSCTVNTVLWNTIQLLFPQEIEARKVSAGGSNASESVDLLSPPSRRRNQYRSVIQALNSPEGEQLSLERRRRTSNNHNHNLRHQSFRPASVVLLNSREAGDNSVSRRRRRPPQVQDDDVTLALRLQREEFMGAFGGPEEQPREQQRRGSVATASSNLRAMASRAINLRNLRGR